cgcaaatcccttacgtgatatACTAGATGTCAACCATTTTCCTGGTCTGAACTATACAGATTGCCTCTGTAacatgagaattattctcacagtagAGAAAATTACGTATGTTCTTGACACAGTTGTGCCTATGCTCGATGAAGGGGTAAGTAAGGATGAGATCACTTGTTATATAAAGTATATAGATGATTCCActtttgctcagtgttatatgttgggctctttgACTCCCAAGTTATAAaggcagcatgaaaagatggatgtcaaatccatCCTCCTTCATAtctataaattgtttgaggaatagggaaggatccaacgatataagatatccaaaagTCTCTTCCGCACAAGGATGGTTAAAGGGACATCAGTTCAAAATCATGTCCTTAAGattattgagtggatagagaagctcataggtctaggaatggtcctagagaataatATGTGTGTAGATCTTATACTTTTGTCCCTCTCAGATtcattttcataattcataatgaattttaacatgaacaagcttgatatgactctccctaagctcctcaatatattgaagaATATTGAGAgaaccatcaagaaagagaagccaattctctatgttagtaagaccaaaaagaaaaggaagacaaaaagtcccttaagaagggcaagggcaagagcAGGTCGGCAAAGGCAAAGATTGCTAAAAAGGatccggcaaaggacaaaggataGTGCTTCTACTATgggaaagatgggcactggaagaggaactgtaaagagtaccttatagaaaaggtgaaatagaagcttggagaagcttcaggtaaatTCATGATTGATCTTCATTTATTAGAAagttatgataatacatgggtattggataccggcagTGCATCTCATATCTGCAATTTGTTGTTGGTTCTAGTAAAAGATAGGAGATTGGTGAAAGGTGAGGTGGACCTTAGGATGGGAAATGGCACAAAGGTTACTACTATTATCATTGGCGAGGTTACCCTTGCTGGGAAACctagggcaacatcacatgtgcagtagaaggacagaaaacaaaaatccaagATTTTTCGCAGAAAAATGCTTCCTGTTATTGTACGAAGATTGTTGGGCAAAAACTCGCAAAATAAAATACTACTTGTATATAAAAGATGCATTACCTAAAGAGATCGTATACCCCTTGAAAACTTACAGATataagaggatgaaagaggtcataTGTCCTCCTCTTTAGTTGCGATCCACATGGCAAATGCGACGAAGATACTCCTAAAATCGCTACATGATCTTCCTCTCCATGTGCATtacgtgatcaagaaggggtcaccccttcttgctatccacacgccCTAAACTAAGGCTAtcggctgaggaggagagggggggaggagtataggaggtggcaaccaaaaaaaGTCTAACCTTTGTCCCCTTTGGttcactcctatttatagaggttcctatcaatttaaccctaatagatcctatcctattaggtactggatcttcatcgaactacccaaacctcttggATTAGTGGATATTTACCCACATAATCTTTTATTaggtcttattggatcttatccattagatctaataattcagaggcttattggatatccaataagataaggactccaacagatatctcatatctgaacctctactcgtcgcaacacctgtcatatgtgtgtgatcctctaggcccaatatcgagttggccattagTCATATTTGGCCGTTAGTcaattattatttctataataattcacttgactctattaaatttaaaattttgataataaaatcaattgatgaagttatgatctaatgaaaATTTGACtaacgcaggactaacttcgatcatggaaaggcaaatcgattgaagcaagagaatcaaacgttgggccggaaTGTATTATGTcagagattggatgtcgggccggaggattggtcgacgtgctgAAAGATAGACTTCATGTCGTGAGTTTGGGCATCAAGCCAAAAGGATCAGAGATTACGCCAAAAAGATTGGATATTACAAGAGGTCAATATATCAATGGATCGGGCAATACAccaaaagagaggacgatgtgttgaaGGTTCGAACAAAGCGTTAGATGATTTaatgatatgccgaacaacataggatttatgtttgtaattatttgtgtcttgatcaaagtagtttaggttttaattaagttgGTTTTGGATGTAATCATGCCAATttgattaggagcccattgggcttgaatcaaagctgaattgggcctattggatGGCTAATTCAGTGACATGAAATTGGGCCAAGCAGTGAAACCACTTGTGAGataaaaaagtataaaatatattttttgaaatatattttttgaaaaacccGACAGTAGTACCGCTAGTGCAAATGgtggtaggcgatggtaccaccaatatcCCGAAAACtaggagatttaaattttttggctctatttttgaagtcatttgaggcctataaatatccactCATTCTTGCTTAGGATAGCAAGAGAATagtagaaaggggaaagaattccTAAGGATAAAAATGTtataatttttattgaattattAAATCTCTTCCTCGTAAAGTTTAGAAATCTTTTAAGGGAAAAGTGAGATCttttgtaaaagagaggtgtgaataagaaatgataattaatcttcgtccattgaaaaaaGGATTGATAGTAAAAATCGATGGTCTCAAGGAATCGAGAATGGACGTAGATCGCGACGACCGAACCACCATAAATTTAATATACATTTCCTTTATGCTTTGATACTTATTGCTTATTGATTTAGTTGCTTAATACTTTTACTCACATTccaagttaaatatatttctaaTACAAGCTTGATGGAACGAAAGTTatcaaatcactttaacttttcaaaaacactaattcaacccccctccgtttatatatatatatatatatatatatatatatatatatatatatatatataacttataatacttatatttatttctataaaatttctACCTCTCAAGAACACAATCCATTTGCGCGgaagctaaagtcctaatagcAGTAATGTTAACAAAGAGGAACTTCCATAAATTAAAGGCACAAGTGAAAAAGAGTAATGTTGACAAAGAGGAACTCCTCTAACTGAAGCAAGGAGGAACTTCTACAAATGAAAGGTACAAGTGAGGAAAGAGGAAACACAGAACTAAGGGAGGAGACAGATGGGGATGAAGacatgaaaagagaagaaagatgaaaataaaaggagaaaaaagaataGAACTTGACTAATATGTTGTGTGCAGCACTGACAACTGCAACCaatctgataaaaaaaaaagcatagaTCATTCATATAGCAACAAATCTGTCACTGTGGTTGAAACAAAAACTGCAACCAGAGACATACTATACGTGCTTCTGAAGGCTGACTGGCTGGCTGGCCATCCCTCATTGTTGAAGGAGAGCCAAAGCAACAGCCAGAGAATGAGACAGTAGCACTGTTGTTCTCTAATCATATCCTCCTATAAGTTTTGTATATTTCACAATCCAAACAAGTTCTGCTTTAACAGGTAAAGAAGATTCACAAACCCATCTATTTATCCTGACTTTCAAGCACCACACAGATGGTTACTCCCACTCTAAATCTATATGTGATGATCCACATTGAACCACAAACAAGAGATGATTTCAGTGGGCAATGACAACAACCCTATATCTAGATTTGAAGCTTTTCTAAAAGCTGCTAACAATAGGGCAACATGGAAATAAAGGAGCCCAGAGATGACATATTACAGAAAGAGCAAAAAAAGAAGGCTTCTAATCTTATCATCCTTTCGATAAGAGGGAAGCATAGCTATGAGCATCCAATGATCATAACTAGATCCTGAGCACTGCACACCCAAGGATGCTACCACAGCAATGTGTCATGGGCGATAGGGGACGCCACGTAGGCCTCTCGCTTCTAACATTTAAGGCATCAACATCAGACAGCTGCTTGATGCACTGATTCCTGGGACCAGGCCCGATCACTCCTCCAATCATGTAGATCTCATCTCCCACCCCTATCATCCCAAATCCAATTCGGCTCTGGAACTCCGACGCATATGATACCACCCTATCGGGTAAGTTCTGTCCACATTGCTTGGAGATGCAGCCATTGCTCAGAACGTATGGCTCGCCATGGACCACAGCCATTGGACCCTGGAGCCAACCATAGTCTTTCACATCCCACTGTTTGCCCCCATCCTCCAATATCTGCACTGTCGATAATCCCTTGTGCAAAACATGCATCTTTCCCCCAATGACCACACCAGAGCATGCAGAACTATGGGAATGCTGGAGATTGGGAAGGGGTTCCCATGTATCCAACTGAGGATCATAGATCTCAGCATTTGCTATTGATTCCCGACAGTTTGTGAACCCCCCTGCGACAACAATCTTGCCATCCAGTGCACAGCATGCAAACATTGCCCGCCGTACAAGCATGGGGGCCCTTTGTTCCCACTCGCACCGAAATGGGTCATATGACCAAACCTCATTGCTTGCAAAGATTCGGTCATGATCTCCAGTCAATGGGTCGACTCTATCACTACCTCCCCCAATCACAAAGAGCTTTCCACCAACTGATGCCACACCAAAACGAGCAAGGTGCCTGATTTCTGATGGCATAATTGGAAGGGTTATCCAACGGTCTTGCAGAGGATCATATAGCTGCCAAATGTTCTCAGGCTCAAATGCTAAAACGCAAAGTAACTCTTCCAATGCCCCAACTTCACAATGAGTCTTGAAGATATCGGGGCTTCGAAGAACAGCTCTCCACGAACGACAAACAAGCTGCAATTGAGGATGAAAGTAGAAAGGCACACGTGCCAGGCACTGGATAGCAACTTCATCAGGGAGACCATCAATCAAAGGCGACATAATGTCTACTTATTCAGGTTACTTGACATGGCAAACTAAAGCAATTGGTGAAATCCCACAACCTGCAAAATCAGTGATATCGCCATCAAATATTTGATAGTTGACATTGAAGTGAAGAAACAAATGTTCTCTAAAACCTGAAATACTCATAAAATCAATAGAATGATGAAGAATGATGACATAAAAACATGACAAAGTCACCAGAGAAAGCATAGTACTTCATTTGActccatagatgcatccacaccAAAATCTTACTGCAGGTACAAAATCTAACAGAATATATCATAAAACATCCTCCCAAACCAAGAATGTCCCTTCTACTTATGAGGTTATTTTACTTTCTTTCACATTACAGGACAACATGAAATCGACTATTAATATTGTATAACTATTGGTTGAGAACATCATTTCCACTATGTTTAACATATTCTTCTTCATATGGCTGCAAAACTTCTAACAAATATGTCATAAGGTAGAGCTGATTTATTTGCCCCTAAACCATTAGATACAATAGATCAGCTACAAGCAATCTAAATGGAACTCATTCCAACCGAAGTGAAGTGCAGTCAGCAACTTTTTCTACTGCTGTCCAAACACACAGGCAAAGGCCTTATCACATCTATCCTGCTTAGGATTGAATGATATATGTTGTATGTGAAATATCTATTGTATCTATAATTCTGATGTATCCAATCCTCCCCATTAACCTCTATCTCTTAACGAAAGGTGTAGAAAGTGTAGATCAACAAAAGTTGGTTATGGTCAATATTTCAAAGACAgatattcaatcaaattcaaattttaatcaccaaataatataaatgatagcaattcatctaatACTACAAATCCTTGTGTATcacagaacaaaaaaataaatattagaaataacACGTGTCATATACATAGAAATGCAACCAATGATGACATCATTTGCATCATATTACACAAGATAAACACAAACATAACTTATAATGTGGCTGGACATGTACCTAGGCCCACTAACTTCAATCATACAATTTTATCAAATTGCAAAAGAAGCCAACACAACTAAGGATGGTGCTTATGCCAAGTGTCACTCATCacacaaatattttaattttgccCAGTTCACAGATATTTGTCACATGCACAACCCAACAAATATTGCAATCACCTAATCCGGTAGCTAGCATTAACAACTGCTCACAGCATTCCAGGACACACTAAAACCAAATTATTTAACAGAGATAATCATCTTTTCAGAAACATTAGATGTTTGTGTGTAGGGAAGACAAGAAATCAGCAAATAGGATAAAATCTAATGTCCAAACAGATTCTTGCATGTGCAATGCCCTGAAGAGAGGAAATTCCATCAAGAACAAAACATGCCTGCCTACTTTCATTATTCAGCTGTAAAGTGAAAACTTTAAACATCTTCCTGGCATTCTAACCTTTATAACTAAAACTGATACAACGCTGCAGATAACCTGATGATGATATTATCAATTCACCTACCTGTGGGATCACTATTTTTTTGCACTTTTTTTGTGGAACCTTTTGCCTGTCCATGACACCATCATTATGCCAATATACTTCTTCTTTTGGCTCATGATAGCATGTAAGAAACAGATGGGTAATACCAGTATCAGCATAACGGTTCACTAGTCTAGCAGAGTTGTCCTGTTTATATAAACTACAAAAGTTAACTTAAAAAACTAGTTAAATCTACAACAATCTTCACTTTCAGTCTTAAAGGTTGTCCTTGAACTAGCTTGTTTTGGCATGACACTAGTTTAGAAAGGCCCCTCCTCACATAAGTATTTAGATACATCACTTCATTTATGTGATGCTGGAATTTTCTCCAAGTACCATGAGACATATCATGATATGAATCTTACAACAAGATAGAATGAACGGAAATGACAAGAAAAATGGAAATGCACATCTAACTTTGTATTCGTTATGATGAACAACATTAGTTTCTACCTAACAGCCACTAATATGCCTTCATTCTAATTTTTGGCAGAGTCCTAGAGCAAAAGAAATTACCTAGTTAAACACCAACAACAGCAACAAAAGGAAACATTAGGTCCAAATGTTCAAAGTTAGGTAGCATATGCAATTGTCCTTTTTTCTATAAACATGGCTCCACCAAAAGGGAACATTATGCACAAGGACACATTCATTGTGCAAGTGTACTTAACCAATTGTTTCCAACTTGAGATCCAATGCTTGCACTTCAGTAGCAGTGGCCAACTCTAACACAAAGATCATATGGTTATTAATCGGCAATTCATATCCTTAAGGAAGACCAAGGAAGCACATTCATGAATCACTCATCAGGTCCAGAATTAGTCTAAATGTCTAGACAGATGACAATCTGAAACTAAACAAGGAATCAACAACTGGCTCATATTAAGGTGTAAGAAATCATAAACTCTTAGATATATATGATAATGATAACAGAGTATCAACTCCACAGGAAGAACAAACTTTAGCAAGTACTGATGAATGATAACCAAAAAGAAGCTAGTTGACTTCAGGTTGCCAATCaaataagatagagaacaaaagttTCAACTCCCTTTGActaatattttcaagaaaaaatcataaatatatgtAATAAAATTACTGATATTGGAGACATGCAGTTTAACAAGGAATTGAAAAGTTGATCATATAGCAAGAAAGATTTGACATGAATTGTTGATTGAATTGCCAATCAGAAAGAACAGGAAATGCAAGACTCTCAATGCGGCTTAATATGCACTCACATAAAAGCTAAGTTTCATCAGTTTTTGCTAAAATCAAATTGAAGCCTTTGGTGTTTTGAAGAAACAagatgaagagaaagaaaatgcATCAGGGAAAAATAACTTCCCGTGGCTTACAGGTATGCATCAGGGAAAAATAACTTCCCGTGGTTTATACAGGTAACATATCATTTCTAGTGGATCTATCATGGTTCACCTAAAGAAAATTCTCTTTGTGAAAATACAATTGCTTTTAAAAAGAATGTCATTAATATAAAGGTTCAACAAAGATGAAAAGTGCCATTTAGGATGATTAGAAGTTCCtccaatgacaattgcaaatgaaCAACGACAAAAGGGTGGATACTTAGAGTTACATGAACTAGGCTTCTATGTTACAAATCTTATAATAGTTAAATTTTGTCTCTGCATTTTCCATAATAAAATTTCCTTAGCAAAAGGCATTAGAATTTAACAGTCTTGATTCTAACTCTATAAAGAATAGATGAAACATCAAAATGAAAAGATGACTAATCAATTCTTATTTGAGAGCAATATCTACTTGTACACATACGATTAGTGGAGATGAATAATGATTATTCGCTTAATTTTTTAAGCAAAtagaatatgaaaaaaaaaggaatattggttcttttttattattgtatTTGTGTTGTCTTTATTTTATCGTGTAATTATCGTGTAATTATGTAGCTCTTAATAGAAATAGGTGTATATGTTTGAAAAATACCAAATTGATGAATAAGAAAATTCTCTACACTGTATAATATTTGATGATATGAGACCAACAATTCCATAGGCACAACATCAATGTGGCATGTGTTATTATTGTATTTTCCTGATAACTTCTTACATTATTCTCCTTAATTATCATGTAGAAGTTATGGGTTTCCAACTTCAAAATGTTATTATTCGACTTCAGATCTGCAACATAACAGGTTCAAATTCTGTCATTGCTAACCATTCCTTCTATGGGAAGTAACGAGAGATTAATTGGGATCAATTAAAATTGGACATAGTCTTCCAGTCTTACATACTCTATATATGCAAGATGTCTTGggtagaaaaatacttttctttaCAGGACAGTCATATCTCCTGTCAAAAGCATAAGAATGTACTCTTAGTTCAGTTCGGTAGAATACGGGTCTTGGAAACCCAATGTCATAGGTTCAAAAACCATTGCATCAAAAAAAAACCATCTAGAATGAGTAGACAACTGCCTCAGATAAGATAGACCCATCCATGCCTCACCTAGGGCCCCAGATGGCCTGTCCTGACATTATAGATGCTAAGCAGTTGAGCAACAGTAAGTTCATTTAATATGGCTTTTAAATCAAATAGTGCATTAAGCTCCATATAATTCATGAATTGACCCACATTACGAGTCACATACTTTCCTCATCTAAGATAACCAAATCTTATTTTCCTTTTCcaacaaaggaagaaaaagatggaTGCATTGACAATGAAATGAGTACAAGATGACCATTAGCAACAATTACTTAAAAAGTAGAAGTTGGCACTTTTTTATATTCTCCTCTATTTTTCCATTTATCCTTCTCTTTGCAtgctatttttattttctaccttttattatcataaaaatagaAGTCTTGGCCTCTAAGGCAATTCAAACCACTattttatttcatttgttataATGTCAAAATAAAGACTGGTTTAATTTATGTATATAAATGGAATATACCTTTTTACTATAATTTATTCTTAAGATTTTTCTAATAGTTTTGATTATTGAACAATTGCCTATATGGCAGTGTAGCACACAGACCATGGTAACATGTCAACTACCTGCATAATGGCTACAATTTTTAACCATATATTTAGAacctaaaattcttgaaaatactGCTATAAACCCAAAGGATTTACTTATAGATACCTTAACTGTCACTTTCCCAGTTCTTAAATTGTGCAGCCTAGACAAGTCCAAACCAAAAATTGAACCACTTTGGATcaacttacaagctagcaaattatcaAGTTTAAAATAATTCAATTTACATGCAAACCCTTCCAGACATAGATAAATAAACTAAGTACATGAGCAGGCCAACCTTTCCAAGGCTCAAAAATGACAAGCAAATTGATTGTTTACAAAAGAGAAATAAGGTTTATATATCATTCAACAAACCATATgacaaaaacaataaaaaaattggttatgattattttaaatatggTTTTCAGTTCAAGGAATTTAAGGGTTAACATCAGAATTAAGGTCAAGAACTCCTAATACCTGATACTTGGCTAGCCATATCAGATTCCAGTTCCCCTTCTTCAGGGAGCCCATCATCCTTTTTTCAGAAATCAAACGGATAATATTTTAGCCACCATTCCTAATATAACTCAATGAAAAATTATCATGACAAAAACACCCTTACTCATATCCAGCAATTATCATAATgcctcaaaaacaaaaaaattgtgATTGAAACAAGATTTCAGTCCTAAATTAATGAACTCCAATTAGCAATTCTGACAGAGTCCAACTGATTCCAATCCAGATTCAGGTTTCCATCCTGGTCATGAATTAACAGTCCGTTAAATTTTAGTCTGATCCAGTCTAGACTCTGGACAAAAGGAAAATTACAAGTATCTTGTCTGTTCTCAAGTACAGAAGAACAATTTAAACTGTTACAGTAACTGGAACAGGTTACTCCAGCATCAGTTCTATTGTTATACATTTACTAACACAAGTACATCCAACTTTATCATATGCAGCAAGAAAGGGTATTCGTTTATGAACAATCTACTGCTATTCTGCAATATAGAGATCTCGGTAAGGAAGAAAATTTTCTCTTGTTTATGGTATTACAAGTTACAAATCCTTTTACTTCTTTTATCAATTGTAAGCATAGGTAAAGGAGACTGAGCCTTAATGTAATGCAATATCCAACCTCATCAATGGCTGATTAAAAGACAGGACACCAATTAAACAGTCCAGAATGTGGAGGATCATGTATGgcattacaataataagaaaacaGGTAAACTAGTTAAAAGCAACTAGGAAACTAAGCTAAAGTATGATTATCAAGACAAAATATTGGTAAAGATTGTCGCTCAAATATCACATTGTTAGAGAAATGAATGATATAAGGATATCATAGAACAAGTATGATGTTGAATACAATTGCTTGAAGGACAACAAACCTCACCAATATCCAAGCAGAGCAATAAATGAACTGTGGTCATAGAAAAACACTATTCTAGCAGACAAAAGGACACCAAGGAGCAACTATGACGTGAAACAATCTGGCCCAGGAAGgacaatgaaaataattttaatagaaaTTTTAATTCTGTGTCAAAAAAGAAGAgccaaaagcaaaagaaaaactcTAGAGCAGCAGTAGTACTGACTATGGTTGAAAATGAAGTTACATCAAAATAAATGGATGTTCAGTGAGTGGTAGCTCCACAGGTTCTTCAAAAAGGCCTTCCATGTTTGAGACACAATGATTGACAATCATTAATTTGTGACCTTGCTAAGAGGAAGAAAATGTAGCCGAAAACATGCATGATAAATCCAACTATCAGCACCATACACCATATAATATGCAAAGAAACTACTACTTACCCAGAAGGAAAAAGAGTAGGGAATCATCAATGAAGGTAAAGATGGTATAAGGAATAAAGAGAGATGACACCTTTACATCTAGATTTCTTTTTGCAATAATTAGATTCCCAGAGAAGAATATTTATGACCTCCACAAATATCACATATTTGATGGCAATGTCGATGAAACAAAGCTTGGAAAGTTCAGAAAGCCTATATTCATGATCGATACCCCATTAATCAGAAAGCCAAAGTTTCATGAACTAAGAAAATCTACTATGAATTTTCCAAGGCGACAAAAAAGAACCAGAAGAACAACAAGAACCACATCAATTACGGAGGA
The window above is part of the Musa acuminata AAA Group cultivar baxijiao chromosome BXJ2-6, Cavendish_Baxijiao_AAA, whole genome shotgun sequence genome. Proteins encoded here:
- the LOC103988961 gene encoding F-box/kelch-repeat protein SKIP30; protein product: MSPLIDGLPDEVAIQCLARVPFYFHPQLQLVCRSWRAVLRSPDIFKTHCEVGALEELLCVLAFEPENIWQLYDPLQDRWITLPIMPSEIRHLARFGVASVGGKLFVIGGGSDRVDPLTGDHDRIFASNEVWSYDPFRCEWEQRAPMLVRRAMFACCALDGKIVVAGGFTNCRESIANAEIYDPQLDTWEPLPNLQHSHSSACSGVVIGGKMHVLHKGLSTVQILEDGGKQWDVKDYGWLQGPMAVVHGEPYVLSNGCISKQCGQNLPDRVVSYASEFQSRIGFGMIGVGDEIYMIGGVIGPGPRNQCIKQLSDVDALNVRSERPTWRPLSPMTHCCGSILGCAVLRI